In Humulus lupulus chromosome 6, drHumLupu1.1, whole genome shotgun sequence, a single genomic region encodes these proteins:
- the LOC133781370 gene encoding uncharacterized protein LOC133781370 produces MEIVISVAAKIAEYTVAPVGRQLGYLFRYSANVYNLKIRMQDLKDTRERLQHRVDEARNNCEEIEADVQNWLNNVDEISLEAETFLSHGDHAKAECSSCGSVLHLVMRHQFSRKAKKMSTEVCAVDKKKFDGIQISYRLHRQESYSAITKGYKTFDSRKGILASIMTAVGDANRSRIGLHGMAGIGKTMLANEIARQVVKDKLFSKVVIITISQTPNEEAIQQHIADMLELEFGKTDNTKGKRATLLKQRLKPENKILLILDDIWKELNLKEIGIHDECQMLLTSRTRHVLRNSMGVAESNVFFLQPLDPLEATSLFKKIIGEIVENADYKSLACQIVAECAGLPVSIATVAHALKCNMELFIWQDALHRLRSSGFMVIEGMDEKVYLSIRLSYDFLGIHEEAKSLLLLCALHKEDAEIEVEDLMRYSVGCRLLQGVNTVKEARNRVYSLVDKLKSHCLLLDGRSKSYVKMHDVIRDVCILIAKEDEHRMNSITSATTYEEFVLLERHKASNAISFLDYDDLNKLPEKLECPTLKLLLLSGRSIQSIPVDFFEQTKKLEALIMDYTRLESLPASFHLLQNLQTLCLRGSSLEDIAVIGELKNLKVLDLSWSHFIKLLPKEIGQLRHLQLLDLQRCNGLKVIEPNVISNLTQMEELYLPERFEGWEIEEGSMKERRNVSLIEIKSLQLLTVLYLSVASENILPEKLFSEKLERYRVSIGDEYSWYNEFSRCLELLNLSNMNEINASGLQSLIKRSECLSLERLVDVTNVVHDLDKDGFPRLKHLRLIQLTSLERICHGKLPTGSFNELRKVEVQNCGRLKNLFPLSVTKLLHEIRVEECVMMEEIVSHGRENEGDDEASHNIDESFQLRSLFLHSLPKFAHFYFSKLKTTGESSLVDYSKSLFNDTVSFANLEILSLEELNIEKLWAEQLLSNSYMQNLTSLEVESCHNLKYMFSFTLAQCFVNLESLKVGNCKAMEDICVTTKKFGEEESRLERILFPKLEFIELDKLSALQRFCATDSCMEFPQLLELTIKDCPKLKTFVSSSTISIQVFVDHKEVNQLVSAQPFFNEKVSFANLKILSLEELNIEKLWAEQLLSNSYMQNLTSLEVESCHNLKYMFSFTLAQCFVNLKSLIVGNCKAMEDICVTTKKFGEEESRLERILFSKLESIELDELSALQRFCTTDSCMEFPLLSKLIIKDCRKEVNQLIPAEPFFNEKIAFPNLKELTVWNCNNIKYLLSSVMARSLVQLKKLSVKRCENIEEVIYSNEESGGGGSKAIIFEKLESLQLECLPNIIKFCEGDGIECPLLSKLEIRECHKLKEFISNSMGTRACTVSEEMGIVAASKQSLFNDKIAFPNLKELTVWNCNNIKYLLSSAMARSLVQLKTLEVLFCEIIEEVIVSDDESGDNGSKAIIFEKLKSLNLRNLPNIIKFCEGEGIECPLLSKLDIYYCPILKEFISNNMSTRACTVSEEMGTVAASKQSLFNDKIAFPNLKELSVLHCNNVKYILSSFMARSFVQLEILDVSRCENIEEVIVIDEELGGGGSKAIIFEKLESLQLEYLPNIIKFYEGDCIECPLLSELKIRSCPKLKEFISNSMGTRACPVSEEIGIMITSKQSLFNDKIAFPNLKELIVWNCNNIKYLLSSAMARSLVQLETLWVWGCENIVEVIVSDEESNGGRRNAIIVTDMPNHVFGNRDYYNHDEKSQIEAETEYHHLVFQRLETLDLKELPSLKSFYSGNRVMSFPNLTCLSLANCPKIKRFSHGVIITSTSLTITVDNKLKILEKDLNTTIRKQLLEDDSDLGLRHLFVQEMISKTLEELEKAAAKAC; encoded by the exons ATGGAAATTGTTATTTCAGTTGCCGCCAAAATAGCAGAGTATACAGTGGCACCAGTGGGTCGACAGTTGGGTTATCTGTTTCGCTACTCAGCCAATGTATATAACCTCAAAATTCGAATGCAAGATTTGAAGGATACCAGAGAAAGACTGCAACATCGTGTCGACGAAGCTAGAAATAATTGTGAAGAAATTGAAGCTGATGTTCAAAACTGGCTGAACAACGTTGATGAAATATCCTTGGAGGCTGAAACGTTTCTTAGCCATGGAGACCATGCAAAGGCTGAATGTTCTTCTTGTGGATCCGTTTTGCATTTGGTGATGCGACATCAATTCAGTAGGAAAGCAAAGAAGATGTCAACCGAAGTATGCGCAGTGGACAAAAAGAAATTTGACGGGATACAAATTTCTTATCGTCTTCATCGGCAAGAAAGTTACTCTGCAATAACCAAAGGCTACAAGACTTTTGATTCAAGGAAGGGAATTCTAGCGAGCATAATGACAGCTGTAGGGGATGCTAACAGAAGCAGGATAGGCTTGCATGGAATGGCTGGAATTGGCAAAACTATGCTTGCCAATGAAATTGCTAGACAAGTTGTGAAAGATAAGTTATTTAGTAAGGTGGTTATCATAACTATTTCCCAAACACCTAATGAAGAAGCGATTCAACAACATATTGCTGATATGCTTGAGCTAGAGTTTGGCAAAACAGATAACACTAAGGGCAAGCGAGCAACACTTCTTAAGCAACGATTGAAGCCAGAAAATAAGATTCTGTTAATTCTTGACGACATTTGGAAGGAACTCAATCTAAAAGAAATTGGAATCCACGACGAGTGCCAGATGCTACTAACCTCTAGAACTCGACATGTTTTACGCAACTCAATGGGTGTTGCTGAGAGTAATGTGTTCTTTCTTCAACCTTTAGACCCATTGGAAGCTACAAGTTTGTTTAAGAAAATCATTGGAGAAATAGTTGAAAATGCAGATTACAAATCTTTGGCATGCCAAATTGTTGCGGAATGTGCGGGCCTACCAGTTTCCATTGCTACAGTGGCACATGCTTTGAAATGCAATATGGAATTGTTCATATGGCAGGATGCATTGCATCGACTACGGAGTTCGGGCTTCATGGTGATCGAGGGAATGGATGAGAAAGTCTACTTGAGTATTAGGTTGAGTTACGATTTTCTTGGAATTCATGAGGAGGCCAAATCATTACTATTGCTTTGTGCTTTACATAAAGAAGATGCAGAAATAGAAGTGGAAGACCTGATGAGATACAGTGTGGGTTGTCGCTTGCTTCAAGGTGTCAACACAGTGAAAGAGGCAAGGAATAGGGTGTATTCATTGGTTGATAAATTGAAATCTCATTGTCTGTTGCTGGATGGTAGGAGTAAAAGTTATGTGAAGATGCACGATGTTATTCGCGATGTTTGCATATTAATTGCAAAGGAAGATGAACATAGGATGAATAGCATTACTAGTGCTACTACGTATGAGGAATTTGTTTTGCTTGAAAGACATAAAGCGTCTAATGCAATTTCCTTTCTTGACTATGATGATTTAAATAAGCTCCCTGAAAAATTGGAATGTCCTACGTTAAAGTTGCTTCTTCTATCTGGTAGATCTATCCAATCAATTCCAGTCGACTTTTTTGAACAAACTAAGAAACTTGAAGCTTTGATTATGGATTATACAAGACTAGAATCATTACCAGCATCCTTTCATTTGCTTCAAAATCTCCAAACATTATGTCTACGTGGTTCTTCTCTTGAAGACATAGCTGTGATTGGTGAATTGAAGAATTTAAAAGTTCTTGATCTCTCTTGGTCTCATTTCATTAAGCTGTTGCCAAAAGAAATAGGACAACTGCGGCATTTGCAACTGCTAGATCTACAAAGATGTAATGGTTTAAAAGTCATCGAGCCAAATGTCATTTCAAATTTGACACAAATGGAAGAGCTCTATCTGCCAGAAAGGTTTGAGGGATGGGAGATTGAAGAGGGCAGtatgaaagaaagaagaaatgtcAGTCTTATTGAGATAAAGAGTTTGCAACTACTGACAGTTTTATATTTGTCCGTAGCAAGTGAAAATATTTTGCCAGAGAAGTTATTTAGTGAAAAGTTGGAGAGATACCGAGTATCTATTGGAGATGAATACAGCTGGTATAATGAATTTTCAAGGTGTTTGGAGCTGCTAAATCTCTCAAATATGAATGAAATAAATGCATCTGGACTTCAATCATTAATTAAAAGGTCAGAATGTTTATCACTAGAGAGATTAGTGGATGTCACCAATGTTGTTCATGATCTTGATAAAGATGGTTTTCCTAGATTAAAGCATCTGAGGCTTATACAGTTAACAAGCTTGGAAAGGATATGTCATGGCAAACTCCCAACAGGCTCCTTCAATGAATTGAGAAAGGTGGAAGTGCAGAATTGTGGTAGATTAAAGAATTTGTTCCCTTTGTCCGTCACCAAACTACTTCATGAGATTAGAGTAGAAGAATGTGTGATGATGGAAGAGATAGTCAGCCATGGGAGAGAAAATGAAGGCGATGATGAAGCTTCCCATAACATTGATGAGTCTTTTCAATTACGCTCCTTGTTTCTACATTCTCTACCAAAGTTTGCCCACTTTTACTTCTCCAAGCTGAAGACAACTGGCGAGTCTTCATTAGTAGATTATTCAAAATCTTTATTCAATGATACG GTTTCATTTGCTAACTTGGAAATATTGAGTTTGGAGGAACTGAATATAGAAAAGTTATGGGCAGAACAACTTCTATCAAATTCTTACATGCAAAACTTAACAAGTTTAGAAGTTGAAAGCTgccataatttaaaatatatgttCTCTTTTACTCTTGCTCAATGTTTTGTAAACCTGGAAAGCTTAAAAGTGGGTAATTGTAAGGCAATGGAAGACATATGTGTGACTACAAAGAAATTTGGAGAAGAAGAATCTCGGTTGGAAAGGATTTTGTTCCCTAAATTAGAATTTATTGAGCTTGATAAGCTTTCAGCCCTCCAAAGATTTTGCGCTACAGATTCTTGTATGGAATTTCCACAGCTATTAGAGTTAACAATAAAAGACTGTCCAAAACTCAAGACATTTGTTAGCTCTTCAACCATATCAATACAAGTATTTGTTGACCACAAGGAAGTGAACCAGCTTGTATCAGCACAACCTTTCTTCAATGAAAAG GTTTCATTTGCTAACTTGAAGATATTAAGTTTGGAGGAACTGAATATAGAAAAGTTATGGGCAGAACAACTTCTATCAAATTCTTACATGCAAAACTTAACAAGTTTAGAAGTTGAAAGCTgccataatttaaaatatatgttCTCTTTTACTCTTGCTCAATGTTTTGTAAACCTGAAAAGCTTAATAGTGGGTAATTGTAAGGCAATGGAAGACATATGTGTGACTACAAAGAAATTTGGAGAAGAAGAATCTCGGTTGGAAAGGATATTATTCTCTAAATTAGAATCTATTGAGCTTGATGAGCTTTCAGCCCTCCAAAGATTTTGTACTACAGATTCTTGTATGGAATTTCCACTGCTATCAAAGTTAATAATAAAAGACTGTCGCAAGGAAGTGAACCAGCTTATACCAGCAGAACCTTTCTTCAATGAAAAG aTTGCATTTCCCAACTTAAAGGAGTTGACTGTTTGGAATTGTAACAATATCAAGTATCTCTTATCATCTGTCATGGCTCGAAGTCTTGTACAACTCAAGAAATTAAGCGTAAAGAGATGTGAGAACATAGAAGAGGTAATATACAGTAATGAGGAATCAGGTGGTGGTGGAAGCAAAGcaataatatttgaaaaactaGAATCTCTTCAGCTTGAATGTCTTCCAAACATCATAAAGTTTTGTGAAGGAGATGGCATTGAATGTCCATTGTTGTCTAAACTGGAGATACGAGAATGCCATAAACTGAAAGAATTTATAAGTAATTCCATGGGTACAAGAGCATGTACTGTTAGTGAAGAAATGGGCATAGTGGCAGCATCTAAACAAAGTCTCTTCAATGACAAG aTTGCATTTCCCAACTTAAAAGAGTTGACTGTTTGGAATTGTAATAATATCAAGTATCTCTTATCATCTGCCATGGCTCGAAGTCTTGTACAACTCAAGACATTAGAggtattattttgtgagatcatAGAAGAGGTAATAGTCAGTGATGATGAATCAGGTGATAATGGAAGCAAAGcaataatatttgaaaaactaAAATCTCTTAACCTTAGGAATCTTCCAAACATTATAAAGTTTTGTGAAGGAGAAGGCATTGAATGTCCATTGTTGTCTAAACTGGACATATATTATTGTCCTATACTAAAGGAATTTATAAGTAATAACATGAGTACAAGGGCATGTACTGTTAGTGAAGAAATGGGCACGGTGGCAGCATCTAAACAAAGTCTCTTCAATGATAAG aTTGCATTTCCCAATTTAAAGGAGTTGAGTGTTTTACATTGTAACAATGTCAAGTATATCTTATCATCTTTCATGGCTCGAAGTTTTGTACAACTCGAGATATTAGATGTATCTAGATGTGAGAACATAGAAGAGGTAATAGTCATTGATGAGGAATTAGGTGGTGGTGGAAGCAAAGcaataatatttgaaaaactGGAATCTCTTCAGCTTGAATATCTTCCAAACATCATAAAGTTTTATGAAGGAGATTGCATTGAATGTCCATTGTTGTCTGAACTGAAAATACGGAGTTGTCCTAAACTGAAGGAATTTATAAGTAATTCCATGGGTACAAGGGCATGTCCTGTTAGTGAAGAAATTGGCATCATGATAACATCTAAGCAAAGCCTCTTCAATGACAAG aTTGCATTTCCCAATTTAAAAGAGTTGATTGTTTGGAATTGTAATAATATCAAGTATCTCTTATCATCTGCCATGGCTCGAAGTCTTGTACAACTAGAGACATTATGGGTATGGGGATGTGAGAACATAGTAGAGGTAATAGTCAGTGATGAGGAATCAAATGGTGGTAGAAGAAATGCAATAATAGTGACTGATATGCCGAATCATGTGTTTGGGAACCGAGATTATTATAATCATGATGAGAAAAGCCAAATAGAAGCAGAGACTGAATACCATCACTTAGTTTTTCAGAGACTGGAGACATTAGATCTTAAGGAATTACCAAGTCTCAAAAGCTTCTACTCAGGAAATAGAGTTATGAGTTTCCCAAATTTGACATGTTTATCTTTGGCTAATTGCCCAAAGATAAAGAGATTTTCACATGGAGTCATAATTACCTCTACATCATTGACAATCACGGTTGACAATAAATTAAAAATCTTGGAGAAAGATCTTAATACAACCATAAGAAAACAACTTTTGGAAGATGATTCTGATTTGGGATTACGACATTTATTCGTTCAAGAAATG ATCTCAAAGACACTTGAAGAACTTGAGAAAGCAGCAGCTAAAGCTTGTTAA
- the LOC133783599 gene encoding 4,5-DOPA dioxygenase extradiol-like, which translates to MEGERLPHHTHFHSGHISPLGDLCSHPQLSRLLWLSPVHVPGHYNMGKALAPLKDEGVLIIGSGSATHNLRALKPQEDAVVPWALEFDTWLKGALLQGRYEDVIKYEEKAPLGLSISTLCMWPEHAKQPTLGMSISTLCMWPWAQLVMMPRPTSYTIAGVDFKLSKSVSFETQHKEGARSCYEWC; encoded by the coding sequence ATGGAAGGAGAGCGTCTTCCCCACCAcacccacttccattctggtcaTATCAGCCCACTGGGAGACCTCTGTTCCCACCCTCAACTTTCTCGACTTCTATGGCTTTCCCCAGTCCATGTACCAGGTCACTATAACATGGGCAAGGCATTGGCTCCTCTCAAGGACGAAGGTGTTCTCATCATTGGCTCAGGAAGTGCCACTCACAACTTGAGAGCCCTCAAGCCCCAGGAGGATGCTGTGGTTCCTTGGGCGTTGGAGTTCGATACCTGGCTCAAAGGTGCGTTGCTTCAAGGAAGGTATGAGGATGTGATAAAGTATGAGGAGAAAGCTCCCCTCGGCCTGAGCATTTCTACCCTTTGCATGTGGCCTGAGCATGCAAAACAGCCCACCCTCGGCATGAGCATTTCTACCCTTTGCATGTGGCCATGGGCGCAGCTGGTGATGATGCCAAGGCCAACCTCATACACCATAGCTGGAGTCGATTTCAAGTTATCCAAGTCTGTCTCTTTCGAAACTCAACATAAAGAAGGAGCTAGGAGCTGTTATGAATGGTGTTGA